A portion of the Thiohalorhabdus denitrificans genome contains these proteins:
- the secA gene encoding preprotein translocase subunit SecA, which translates to MLTKLIGKTFGTRNERLLKRYHKLVERVNEQEEAVRALSDQDLAAQTERFRERLAGGEKLDDLLPEAFATVREASYRVLGMRHFDVQLIGGMVLHDGKIAEMKTGEGKTLVATLPAYLNALPGEGVHVVTVNDYLAGRDAEWMGQVYRFLGLSVGTIRANMPTEERQQSYACDITYGTNNEFGFDFLRDNMAFRKENQVQREHAFAIVDEVDSILIDEARTPLIISGPTEDRTDLYYKIDRIIPNLEAETDYAVDEKARQVTLTEDGNEKAERLLDEAGLLNEGDLYDAANVNLVHHVSQALRAHALFTREKDYIVRDNQVVIIDEFTGRMMPGRRWSDGLHQAVEAKEGVEIQNENQTLASITFQNYFRLYDKLSGMTGTADTEAVEFKQIYDLEVVVVPTHKPMVREDLDDVVYRTKGEKFDALVEEIRDCYERGQPVLVGTASIAVSEELDEQLNQAKIPHNVLNAKFHEKEAEIIAQAGRPGTVTIATNMAGRGTDIVLGGNLDLELRAIEEDDSLSEEEKDRRREETRRDWQERHDRVVELGGLHIVGTERNESRRIDNQLRGRAGRQGDPGASRFFLSLEDDLMRIFASERVSGLMQRLGMPEGEPIEHPWVNKAISNAQRKVEGRNFDIRKQLLEYDDVNNQQRQLIYEQRRELMESEDISDTVEAFREAVLDSVFHQHIPPQSVEEEWDTAGLEEGLYHTFGLHLPVRQWLEEDPDLHEEPLKQKLWEAITDFYREKEASVGPQVMREFEKVVALQVLDTQWKDHLAAMDHLKEGIHLRGYAQRQPVQEYKREAFSMFEALLDRFKQEVVELLYKVQVRAESDLEAFEEDASEPADMEYQHPTAEGAVASEVVGSEGGHAARAEAEPAEEPQTVRREGRKVGRNEPCPCGSGKKYKQCHGKAS; encoded by the coding sequence ATGCTGACCAAGCTGATCGGTAAGACCTTCGGAACCCGGAACGAACGCCTCCTGAAGCGCTACCACAAGCTGGTGGAGCGGGTGAACGAACAGGAGGAGGCCGTACGGGCCCTGAGCGACCAGGACCTGGCGGCGCAGACCGAGCGGTTCCGGGAGCGCCTTGCCGGAGGGGAGAAACTGGACGATCTGCTCCCGGAGGCCTTCGCCACGGTCCGGGAGGCCAGCTACCGGGTGCTGGGCATGCGCCACTTCGATGTCCAGCTCATCGGCGGCATGGTGCTCCATGACGGCAAGATCGCCGAGATGAAGACGGGTGAGGGCAAGACCCTGGTGGCCACCCTGCCTGCCTACCTGAACGCCCTCCCGGGGGAGGGCGTCCACGTGGTCACGGTGAATGACTACCTGGCCGGCCGCGATGCGGAGTGGATGGGCCAGGTGTACCGCTTCCTGGGCCTCTCCGTGGGCACCATCCGGGCCAACATGCCCACCGAGGAGCGCCAGCAGTCCTACGCCTGCGACATCACCTACGGCACCAACAACGAGTTCGGTTTCGACTTCCTGCGGGACAACATGGCGTTCCGCAAGGAGAACCAAGTCCAGCGGGAGCACGCCTTCGCCATCGTGGACGAGGTGGACTCCATTCTCATCGATGAGGCCCGCACGCCGCTGATCATCTCCGGGCCCACCGAGGACCGCACCGACCTCTACTACAAGATCGACCGCATCATCCCCAACCTGGAAGCCGAGACCGACTACGCGGTGGATGAGAAGGCGCGCCAGGTGACCCTCACCGAGGACGGCAACGAGAAGGCGGAGCGTCTCCTGGACGAAGCGGGATTGCTGAACGAGGGCGACCTCTACGACGCCGCCAACGTCAACCTGGTGCACCACGTAAGCCAGGCCCTGCGCGCCCACGCCCTGTTCACCCGGGAGAAGGACTACATCGTCCGCGACAACCAGGTGGTCATCATCGACGAGTTCACCGGGCGGATGATGCCGGGCCGGCGCTGGTCCGACGGCCTCCACCAGGCGGTGGAGGCCAAGGAGGGGGTGGAGATCCAGAACGAGAACCAGACCCTGGCCTCCATCACCTTCCAGAACTATTTCCGGCTCTACGACAAGCTCTCCGGCATGACCGGCACCGCCGACACCGAGGCGGTGGAGTTCAAGCAGATCTACGACCTTGAAGTGGTGGTGGTGCCCACCCACAAGCCCATGGTTCGCGAGGACCTGGACGACGTGGTGTACCGCACCAAGGGGGAGAAGTTCGACGCCCTGGTGGAGGAGATCCGGGACTGCTACGAACGCGGCCAGCCGGTGCTGGTGGGCACCGCCTCCATCGCGGTGTCCGAGGAGCTGGACGAGCAGCTCAACCAGGCCAAGATCCCGCACAACGTCCTGAACGCCAAGTTCCACGAGAAGGAGGCGGAGATCATCGCCCAGGCCGGCCGGCCGGGGACGGTGACCATCGCCACCAACATGGCCGGCCGTGGCACCGACATCGTACTCGGCGGCAACCTGGACCTGGAGCTGCGGGCCATCGAGGAGGACGACAGCCTCTCCGAGGAGGAGAAGGACCGGCGCCGCGAGGAGACCCGCCGGGACTGGCAGGAGCGCCACGACCGCGTGGTGGAGCTGGGCGGGCTGCATATCGTCGGCACCGAGCGCAACGAATCCCGGCGCATCGACAACCAGCTGCGGGGCCGCGCCGGCCGCCAGGGCGACCCCGGCGCCTCCCGCTTCTTCCTGTCCCTGGAAGACGACCTCATGCGCATCTTCGCCTCGGAGCGGGTGAGCGGCCTCATGCAGCGCCTCGGCATGCCGGAGGGCGAGCCCATCGAGCACCCCTGGGTAAACAAGGCCATCTCCAACGCCCAGCGCAAGGTGGAAGGCCGCAACTTCGACATCCGCAAGCAACTGCTGGAGTACGACGACGTCAACAACCAGCAGCGCCAGCTCATCTACGAGCAGCGGCGGGAGCTCATGGAGTCCGAGGACATCTCCGACACCGTGGAGGCCTTCCGCGAGGCCGTGCTGGATTCGGTGTTCCACCAGCACATCCCGCCGCAGTCCGTGGAGGAGGAGTGGGATACCGCCGGCCTGGAAGAAGGCCTCTACCACACCTTCGGCCTCCACCTGCCCGTCCGCCAGTGGCTGGAGGAGGATCCCGACCTCCACGAGGAGCCCCTGAAGCAGAAGCTCTGGGAGGCGATCACCGATTTCTACCGGGAGAAGGAGGCCTCCGTCGGACCGCAGGTGATGCGTGAGTTCGAGAAGGTGGTGGCCCTGCAGGTTCTGGATACCCAGTGGAAGGACCACCTGGCCGCCATGGACCACCTCAAGGAGGGCATCCACCTGCGCGGCTACGCCCAGCGGCAGCCCGTCCAGGAGTACAAGCGGGAGGCCTTCAGCATGTTCGAGGCGCTCCTGGACCGGTTCAAGCAGGAGGTGGTGGAGCTGCTGTACAAGGTTCAGGTGCGCGCCGAGTCCGACCTGGAGGCCTTCGAGGAGGATGCCTCCGAGCCGGCGGACATGGAGTACCAGCACCCCACCGCCGAGGGGGCGGTGGCCTCCGAGGTGGTGGGCTCAGAGGGCGGCCATGCCGCCCGGGCCGAGGCCGAGCCGGCCGAGGAGCCGCAGACCGTCCGCCGGGAGGGCCGCAAGGTGGGCCGCAACGAGCCCTGCCCCTGCGGCTCCGGGAAGAAGTACAAGCAGTGCCACGGGAAGGCGAGCTAG
- the ftsY gene encoding signal recognition particle-docking protein FtsY, translating to MFKRKNQSQEPADNGNGRRGLFARMKQGLAKTRGSFTEGLARLVAGKKQIDDELIEELETLLITADVGVEATTEIIEAITERVKRRDLDDPEALVQALREHLVEAVSAPADPLDWQPGADQRVVLVVGVNGVGKTTTIGKLAARYQEEGLSVMLAAGDTFRAAAVEQLQQWGGRCGCPVVAQDTGADSASVIHDAVQAAASREADVLLADTAGRLHTKTNLMEELAKVRRVVNRLDEDAPHETWLVVDATTGQNAIAQAEKFHESVPLTGLVVTKLDGTAKGGIAVSLVRRLGLPIRYIGIGEGVEDLRPFDPEAYVDALLDTGTDAGDAAP from the coding sequence ATGTTCAAGCGTAAGAACCAATCGCAGGAGCCCGCCGACAACGGCAACGGCCGGCGGGGACTCTTCGCCCGCATGAAGCAGGGCCTGGCCAAGACCCGCGGCAGCTTCACCGAGGGTCTGGCCCGGCTGGTAGCGGGCAAGAAGCAGATCGACGACGAGCTCATCGAGGAGCTGGAGACCCTCCTGATCACCGCCGACGTCGGTGTGGAGGCCACCACCGAGATCATCGAGGCCATCACCGAGCGGGTCAAACGCCGCGACCTCGACGACCCCGAGGCGCTGGTGCAGGCGCTGCGCGAGCACCTGGTGGAGGCCGTGTCCGCCCCCGCCGACCCCCTGGATTGGCAGCCCGGGGCCGACCAGCGCGTGGTGCTGGTGGTGGGGGTCAACGGCGTGGGCAAGACCACCACCATCGGCAAGCTGGCCGCCCGGTACCAGGAGGAGGGCCTGTCGGTGATGCTGGCCGCCGGCGATACCTTCCGGGCGGCGGCGGTGGAGCAGCTCCAGCAGTGGGGCGGGCGCTGCGGCTGCCCGGTGGTGGCCCAGGACACCGGGGCGGACTCGGCCTCGGTGATCCACGACGCCGTGCAGGCCGCCGCCAGCCGGGAAGCGGACGTCCTCCTCGCCGACACGGCGGGCCGGCTGCACACCAAGACCAACCTCATGGAAGAGCTTGCCAAGGTCCGGCGGGTGGTGAACCGCCTGGACGAGGACGCCCCGCACGAGACCTGGCTGGTGGTGGACGCCACCACCGGCCAGAACGCCATTGCCCAGGCCGAGAAGTTCCACGAGTCGGTGCCCCTTACCGGCCTGGTGGTGACCAAGCTGGACGGCACCGCCAAGGGCGGCATCGCGGTCTCCCTGGTGCGGCGTCTGGGCCTGCCCATCCGCTACATCGGCATCGGCGAGGGGGTGGAGGACCTGCGCCCCTTCGACCCGGAGGCCTACGTGGACGCCCTTCTCGACACCGGAACGGATGCGGGCGATGCTGCGCCTTGA
- the rpoH gene encoding RNA polymerase sigma factor RpoH has protein sequence MASKSLTLSIDAHSGSLESYLSYVRRLPLLSWEEEQDYARRYRSEEDLEAARALVLSHLRVVVRIARGYQDYGLPFADLIQEGNIGLMKAVKNFDPDRGVRLVSFAVHWIRAEIHEFILRNWRMVKVATTKAQRKLFFNLRKAKKHLSWLSREEARDIADDLQVPEEQVLKMDAVMSRGDQSLNEPIGEDEDGDTRVDMLPDGGESVEEELAESEHKERTGEALASALANLDERSREIIQRRWLTDPAATLQELADELQISAERVRQIERKALTKLQGPIAEAMEAENA, from the coding sequence ATGGCTTCCAAGAGCCTCACCCTCTCGATTGACGCCCATAGCGGCTCTCTGGAGAGCTATCTGTCCTACGTACGCCGGCTCCCCCTGCTTTCCTGGGAGGAGGAGCAGGATTACGCCCGGCGGTACCGTAGCGAGGAGGATCTGGAAGCCGCCCGCGCCCTGGTCCTGTCCCACCTGCGGGTGGTGGTCCGGATCGCACGCGGTTATCAGGACTACGGCCTGCCCTTCGCGGACCTGATCCAGGAGGGCAACATCGGCCTCATGAAGGCGGTGAAGAACTTCGATCCGGACCGGGGCGTCCGGCTGGTGAGCTTCGCCGTGCACTGGATCCGGGCCGAGATCCATGAGTTTATCCTGCGCAACTGGCGCATGGTCAAGGTGGCCACCACCAAGGCCCAGCGCAAGCTGTTCTTCAACCTGCGCAAGGCCAAGAAGCACCTCTCCTGGCTGTCCCGCGAGGAGGCCCGCGACATCGCCGACGACCTGCAGGTGCCCGAGGAGCAGGTGCTCAAGATGGACGCCGTGATGTCCCGAGGGGACCAGTCCCTCAACGAGCCCATCGGCGAGGACGAAGACGGCGACACCCGGGTGGACATGCTCCCCGACGGCGGCGAATCCGTGGAGGAGGAGCTGGCCGAATCGGAGCACAAGGAGCGTACCGGCGAGGCGCTGGCCAGCGCCCTGGCGAACCTGGACGAGCGCAGCCGCGAGATCATCCAGCGGCGCTGGCTTACCGACCCGGCGGCCACCCTCCAGGAGCTGGCCGACGAGCTCCAGATCTCCGCCGAGCGGGTTCGTCAGATCGAGCGCAAGGCGCTGACCAAGCTACAGGGGCCCATCGCTGAGGCCATGGAGGCCGAAAACGCTTGA
- the ftsE gene encoding cell division ATP-binding protein FtsE, whose translation MLRLDRVSKRYPQGHTALQGVSLDLAPGSMHFLTGHSGAGKSTLLKLATAMERPSGGRIFFGDEEITRIPRRRIPHLRRAIGTVFQDHKLLYDRTVFDNVALALRVAGFPHRRIRGRVQAALSKVGLEGHQNKAPITLSGGEQQRVAIARALVNKPSLLLADEPTGNLDHKLANEVMNLFHEFHQFGVTVLVATHDLGQPERLGLPQIQLQEGQLAAQ comes from the coding sequence ATGCTGCGCCTTGACCGGGTCTCCAAGCGGTACCCCCAGGGCCATACGGCCCTGCAGGGGGTCTCCCTGGACCTGGCCCCAGGCTCCATGCACTTCCTCACCGGCCACTCCGGGGCGGGCAAGAGCACCCTACTGAAGCTCGCCACCGCCATGGAGCGGCCCTCGGGAGGGCGGATCTTCTTCGGCGACGAGGAGATCACCCGCATCCCGCGCCGCCGCATCCCCCATCTGCGCCGGGCCATCGGCACCGTCTTCCAGGACCACAAGCTGCTCTACGACCGCACGGTGTTCGACAACGTGGCCCTGGCCTTGCGGGTGGCCGGCTTCCCCCACCGCCGCATCCGGGGCCGGGTGCAGGCGGCCCTGTCCAAGGTGGGCCTGGAGGGCCACCAGAACAAGGCGCCCATCACCCTCTCCGGCGGCGAACAGCAGCGCGTGGCCATCGCCCGCGCCCTGGTGAACAAGCCGTCCTTGCTGCTGGCCGATGAGCCCACCGGCAACCTGGACCACAAGCTGGCCAACGAGGTCATGAACCTGTTCCACGAGTTCCACCAATTCGGCGTGACGGTGCTGGTGGCCACCCACGACCTGGGGCAACCGGAGCGGCTGGGCCTGCCGCAGATCCAGTTGCAAGAAGGGCAGCTGGCCGCTCAATGA
- the argJ gene encoding bifunctional glutamate N-acetyltransferase/amino-acid acetyltransferase ArgJ, with the protein MAVGPDNRPELASVSGVRLGTAAAGFKDPDREDLLLVALAPGSRTAAVFTRNRLRAAPVLVAEENLATAAPRALLVNSGNANAATGQPGMEVARESCRLVAEALEVDADTVLPFSTGVIGEPLPLEPFDGALPVCVSRLREEPEAWWAAVEAIGTTDTRLKGASRTLEVAGTPVHITGIAKGSGMIHPNMATMLAFVAMDAPVADEPLRVMLETAVAESFNRISVDGDTSTNDALTLSATGQAAMAPVDSVTDPRYNELAEAVTGVCRDLALAIVRDGEGATKLLTIRVSGAAADAEAEAVADRIARSPLVKTAAYASDPNWGRLLAAAGAGAPEDLDWSRVTLHLGEVCVVRGGVRADDYTEAAGQAAMAPEEVTVHLDLGRGRGSALRWTCDFSHEYVTINAEYRT; encoded by the coding sequence ATGGCGGTGGGTCCGGACAACCGGCCCGAGCTGGCATCGGTTTCCGGGGTCCGGCTGGGGACGGCCGCGGCCGGCTTCAAGGATCCCGACCGGGAGGACCTACTGCTGGTTGCCCTGGCCCCCGGTAGCCGGACCGCAGCGGTGTTCACGCGCAACCGCCTGCGTGCCGCACCGGTGCTGGTGGCCGAGGAGAACCTGGCCACCGCCGCACCCCGCGCCCTGCTGGTGAATTCGGGCAACGCCAACGCCGCCACCGGGCAGCCCGGCATGGAGGTGGCCCGGGAGAGCTGCCGCCTGGTGGCCGAAGCCCTTGAGGTGGATGCCGACACGGTGCTGCCGTTTTCCACGGGCGTTATCGGGGAGCCCCTCCCCCTGGAGCCCTTCGACGGGGCCCTGCCGGTATGCGTCAGCCGGCTCCGGGAGGAGCCGGAGGCCTGGTGGGCGGCCGTCGAGGCCATCGGCACCACCGACACCCGACTGAAGGGGGCGAGCCGTACCCTGGAGGTGGCGGGGACCCCGGTCCACATCACCGGAATCGCCAAGGGGTCCGGCATGATCCACCCCAACATGGCCACCATGCTCGCCTTCGTGGCCATGGACGCCCCGGTGGCGGACGAGCCCCTGCGGGTTATGCTAGAGACGGCCGTGGCAGAGAGCTTCAACCGCATCAGCGTGGACGGGGACACCTCCACCAACGATGCCCTGACCCTCTCCGCCACCGGACAGGCCGCCATGGCTCCGGTGGATTCCGTCACGGACCCCAGGTACAACGAGCTCGCCGAGGCGGTGACGGGGGTCTGCCGGGACCTCGCCCTGGCCATCGTGCGCGACGGCGAGGGGGCCACCAAGCTCCTCACCATCCGAGTGTCCGGCGCCGCCGCAGACGCCGAGGCCGAGGCTGTCGCCGACCGGATCGCCCGATCGCCCCTGGTGAAGACCGCGGCCTACGCCAGCGACCCCAACTGGGGGCGGCTCCTCGCGGCTGCGGGCGCCGGGGCGCCGGAGGACCTGGACTGGAGCCGGGTGACCCTGCACCTCGGCGAGGTATGCGTGGTACGCGGCGGGGTGCGGGCGGACGATTACACCGAGGCGGCCGGACAGGCGGCCATGGCGCCCGAGGAGGTGACCGTGCACCTCGACCTGGGCCGGGGCCGCGGATCCGCCCTCCGCTGGACCTGCGACTTCTCCCACGAGTACGTGACCATCAACGCCGAGTACCGCACCTAG
- a CDS encoding thiamine phosphate synthase produces the protein MTDRNRTGGRPLSQVVERALDAGLPAVQLRDRDLPEDEALVLGTALREATRARGARLLVNGRPGLARAVAADGLHLPEGLPRPAADQWDGPLSVAAHDRAGLERARQVGASFALLSPLFETRSHPEARPLGPERFAALAAGSPVPVVALGGISPANAATARQAGAQGVACMDAILAAPDVSWAVRSLLAVLEG, from the coding sequence ATCACCGATCGCAACCGCACCGGCGGCCGACCCCTGTCCCAGGTGGTGGAAAGGGCGTTGGATGCGGGCCTTCCAGCCGTTCAGCTCCGCGACCGCGACCTGCCCGAGGACGAGGCCCTGGTCCTCGGCACCGCCCTGCGCGAGGCAACCCGCGCGCGCGGCGCGCGCCTCCTCGTCAACGGCCGGCCCGGGCTGGCCCGGGCGGTGGCGGCCGACGGCCTCCACCTGCCCGAGGGGCTCCCCCGCCCGGCCGCCGACCAATGGGACGGGCCCCTGAGCGTGGCCGCCCACGACCGCGCCGGGCTGGAGCGCGCCCGGCAAGTAGGCGCGTCCTTCGCCCTGCTCTCCCCCCTGTTCGAGACCCGCAGCCACCCCGAAGCCCGCCCCCTTGGGCCCGAGCGGTTCGCCGCCCTGGCCGCGGGTAGCCCCGTTCCCGTGGTTGCGCTGGGCGGCATCAGCCCCGCCAACGCCGCCACGGCCCGGCAGGCCGGTGCCCAGGGCGTGGCCTGCATGGACGCCATTCTGGCCGCCCCGGACGTCTCCTGGGCAGTACGGAGCCTGCTGGCTGTGCTGGAAGGGTAA
- a CDS encoding (deoxy)nucleoside triphosphate pyrophosphohydrolase: protein MAVDPELHVAVGLVRREGCFLLGSRDPDRPGGGIWEFPGGKLEAGETAEAALHRELAEEVGIHVHSAHTYPAYDHRQRDYAVRLYPFLVMEFRGRPRGLEGQAVRWVAEAELWAEADAMPGANAPLLHHLAECGLFGPR, encoded by the coding sequence GTGGCCGTCGACCCTGAGCTCCATGTGGCGGTGGGATTGGTTCGGCGGGAGGGGTGTTTCCTCCTCGGAAGCCGGGACCCCGACAGGCCGGGAGGCGGGATCTGGGAATTCCCGGGCGGCAAGCTGGAAGCCGGTGAGACGGCGGAGGCGGCCCTGCATCGGGAGCTGGCCGAGGAAGTGGGCATTCACGTTCACTCGGCCCACACCTACCCGGCCTACGACCACCGTCAGCGGGACTACGCCGTGCGCCTGTATCCCTTCCTGGTGATGGAATTCCGCGGCAGGCCCAGGGGGCTGGAGGGCCAAGCCGTGCGCTGGGTGGCGGAAGCGGAGCTGTGGGCGGAGGCCGACGCCATGCCCGGCGCCAACGCCCCCCTGCTCCACCACCTGGCCGAATGCGGCCTGTTCGGTCCCCGCTAA
- the ftsX gene encoding permease-like cell division protein FtsX has translation MNPRIRLHQHREALDDALAQLGRAPGSTLLTTLVLALALALPATLLVTTDNLERLTERFDAPGTLNVFLVPNDPPDREALEERLRGLDGVRAVAFTPPDEALEEAADLLGLGDALAGMPDNPLPGSFRVTVAPAQRAPERMSGLAEDIGGWSGVDQVQYERQWVERFQAVVDFLGSLGGGIALVLGGVVILVIGNTIRLAVAARRREIEVVKMIGGTDAFVRRPFLYAGLIQGLLAAVGAGVLVAVALAFLDAAVADLAARYGARLGLEGPGAGFYGYLLLAGGALGWLGSRVAVRRHLREIEPA, from the coding sequence ATGAACCCCCGCATCCGGCTCCACCAACACCGCGAGGCCCTGGACGACGCCCTGGCCCAGCTCGGGCGGGCCCCGGGCAGCACCCTGCTAACCACCCTGGTCCTGGCCCTCGCCCTGGCCCTGCCCGCCACCCTCCTGGTGACCACCGATAACCTGGAGCGCCTCACGGAGCGCTTCGACGCCCCGGGGACCCTCAACGTCTTCCTCGTCCCCAACGATCCCCCGGACCGTGAGGCCCTGGAGGAGCGGCTCCGCGGTCTCGACGGCGTCCGGGCGGTGGCGTTCACGCCCCCCGATGAGGCCCTGGAGGAGGCCGCCGACCTACTGGGGCTCGGCGACGCCCTGGCGGGAATGCCGGACAACCCCCTGCCGGGCAGCTTCCGGGTCACCGTCGCCCCGGCCCAGCGCGCCCCCGAACGTATGTCCGGTCTGGCCGAGGACATCGGCGGCTGGTCGGGGGTGGATCAGGTGCAGTACGAGCGCCAGTGGGTGGAGCGCTTCCAGGCGGTGGTGGACTTCCTGGGCAGCCTCGGCGGGGGCATCGCCCTGGTCCTGGGCGGGGTGGTGATCCTGGTCATCGGCAACACCATCCGCCTGGCCGTGGCCGCGCGGCGTCGGGAGATCGAGGTGGTGAAGATGATCGGCGGCACCGACGCCTTCGTGCGCCGGCCCTTCCTGTACGCGGGCCTGATTCAGGGCCTCCTGGCGGCGGTGGGGGCGGGGGTGCTGGTGGCGGTTGCCCTGGCCTTTCTGGACGCGGCCGTGGCCGACCTCGCCGCCCGCTACGGGGCGCGCCTGGGCCTGGAAGGACCCGGCGCGGGCTTCTACGGCTACCTGCTGCTGGCAGGCGGCGCCCTCGGCTGGCTGGGCTCGCGGGTGGCGGTCCGCCGCCACCTGCGGGAGATCGAGCCCGCCTGA
- a CDS encoding M16 family metallopeptidase, which yields MLKGPAAVRLFSALGALVLAAAPAQAQEEVVSRTLSNGMEVLVKSDHRAPVVTSMVWYRVGGLDEPRGRTGISHVLEHMMFKGTEEVGPGEFSEIIARNGGQENAFTGQDYTAYFEQLAADRLEVALRLEADRMVNLLLPPEEFEKEVQVVMEERRLRVEDNPQAKAREVLSSVAFDASGYGDPIIGWMPDLKALTVEQTEAWYREYYAPANARLVVVGDVEPEEVFAKAEEHFGALKGGEEGPQRPDYGAEPGGERQADITGRARVPYLVAGYRVPNLPASEEEWEPYALRVLAGILSEGRSARFPARLVRERGVAAAADTYYDPASRDSGLFYVDGVPARGTSLADLEEALLAEVRALREELVSGEELDRVKRQIEAAEVFERDSVFYQAMQIGMLETIGYGHEYLDTYVDRIRAVTPEQVREVARKYLQPGRRTVVRLHPEKPQSAEEES from the coding sequence ATGCTCAAAGGTCCAGCTGCCGTGCGCCTGTTCTCCGCCCTGGGCGCCCTGGTACTGGCGGCCGCGCCCGCCCAGGCCCAGGAGGAGGTGGTCTCCCGCACCCTGTCCAACGGCATGGAGGTGCTGGTGAAGTCCGACCACCGCGCGCCGGTGGTCACCTCCATGGTCTGGTATCGGGTCGGCGGGCTCGACGAGCCCCGTGGCCGGACGGGCATCTCCCACGTGCTCGAGCACATGATGTTCAAGGGCACGGAGGAGGTGGGCCCCGGCGAGTTCTCCGAGATCATCGCCCGCAACGGCGGCCAGGAGAACGCCTTCACCGGCCAGGACTACACCGCCTATTTCGAGCAGCTCGCCGCCGATCGCTTGGAGGTGGCCCTGCGCCTGGAGGCGGACCGCATGGTCAACCTCCTGCTGCCTCCCGAGGAGTTCGAAAAGGAGGTCCAGGTGGTCATGGAGGAGCGCCGCCTGCGCGTGGAGGACAACCCGCAGGCCAAGGCCCGGGAGGTGCTGTCCTCGGTGGCCTTCGACGCCAGCGGCTACGGCGACCCCATCATCGGCTGGATGCCCGACCTCAAGGCCCTCACCGTGGAGCAGACCGAGGCCTGGTACCGCGAGTACTACGCCCCCGCCAACGCTCGCCTGGTGGTGGTGGGCGATGTGGAGCCCGAGGAGGTCTTTGCCAAGGCCGAGGAGCACTTCGGCGCCCTGAAGGGCGGCGAGGAAGGGCCGCAGCGGCCCGACTACGGGGCGGAGCCGGGGGGCGAGCGCCAGGCGGACATCACCGGCCGGGCCCGGGTGCCGTACCTGGTGGCCGGCTACCGCGTGCCCAACCTGCCCGCGTCCGAGGAGGAGTGGGAGCCCTACGCCCTGCGGGTCCTGGCCGGGATCCTGAGCGAGGGGCGGTCCGCCCGCTTCCCGGCGCGGCTGGTGCGGGAGCGGGGCGTGGCCGCCGCGGCGGACACCTACTACGACCCCGCCAGCCGGGACTCCGGGCTGTTCTACGTGGACGGCGTACCCGCCCGCGGCACCTCCCTGGCGGACCTGGAGGAAGCCCTGTTGGCGGAGGTCCGCGCCCTGCGGGAGGAGCTGGTGTCCGGGGAGGAGCTGGACCGGGTCAAGCGCCAGATCGAGGCGGCCGAGGTGTTCGAGCGCGACTCGGTGTTCTACCAGGCCATGCAGATCGGCATGCTGGAGACCATCGGCTACGGCCACGAGTACCTGGACACCTACGTGGACCGTATCCGCGCGGTGACCCCCGAGCAGGTCCGGGAGGTGGCCCGCAAGTACCTCCAGCCCGGGCGCCGCACGGTGGTGCGGCTCCACCCCGAAAAGCCCCAATCCGCGGAGGAGGAATCGTGA